In Streptomyces sp. NBC_00448, the following are encoded in one genomic region:
- a CDS encoding cation diffusion facilitator family transporter — protein sequence MAGQSRDEGTRGAVLVALGANLVIAAAKTAAGLFAASPALLSEAAHSVADSLNEVFLLTSLRRSRRAPDRRHPFGYGKERYFWSLLAAVGIFVLGGCFSFYQGIHALGDHRNESRDGYLAGLAVLLVSLLAEGGSLLRAARQARRSEEGTDDPALRTVLAEDGTAVIGVLLAATGMLVHMATGDGAAEAAASMAIGVLLMIVATGLARTAHRQLIGVAADPGLRDEIEALLARQPEVDTVEELLTMRLGLDSTLVAARIDLVGGMDSERVEEVSMRIRRSIRERWPAADRVFLDITDARTERAERAERAEQAEQAERAEHDAVRREAG from the coding sequence ATGGCAGGGCAGTCACGCGACGAGGGCACCCGCGGCGCCGTACTGGTCGCGCTCGGCGCGAACCTGGTGATCGCCGCCGCCAAGACCGCCGCGGGACTGTTCGCGGCCTCCCCGGCGCTGCTTTCGGAGGCCGCGCACTCGGTGGCCGACAGCCTGAACGAGGTCTTCCTGCTCACCTCGCTGCGCCGCAGCCGCCGTGCCCCGGACCGCCGGCACCCCTTCGGCTACGGCAAGGAGCGCTACTTCTGGTCGCTGCTCGCCGCGGTCGGGATCTTCGTGCTCGGCGGCTGCTTCTCCTTCTACCAGGGCATCCACGCGCTCGGCGACCACCGCAACGAGAGCCGCGACGGCTACCTCGCGGGCCTGGCGGTGCTGCTGGTGTCGCTGCTGGCCGAGGGCGGCTCGCTGCTGCGCGCCGCGCGCCAGGCCCGGCGGTCCGAGGAGGGCACCGACGACCCGGCGCTGCGCACGGTGCTCGCGGAGGACGGCACTGCCGTGATCGGGGTGCTGCTCGCCGCCACCGGCATGCTCGTGCACATGGCCACCGGTGACGGCGCGGCGGAGGCGGCCGCGTCGATGGCGATCGGCGTGCTGCTGATGATCGTGGCCACCGGTCTGGCGCGGACCGCGCACCGCCAGCTGATCGGCGTGGCCGCCGACCCCGGGCTGCGCGACGAGATCGAGGCGCTGCTCGCCCGGCAGCCGGAGGTCGACACCGTCGAGGAACTGCTGACGATGCGGCTCGGCCTGGACTCCACGCTGGTCGCTGCGCGGATCGACCTGGTTGGCGGGATGGACAGCGAACGCGTCGAGGAGGTCAGCATGCGCATCCGGCGCTCCATCCGGGAGCGCTGGCCGGCCGCCGACCGGGTCTTCCTGGACATCACCGACGCCCGTACCGAGCGAGCCGAGCGCGCGGAGCGGGCGGAGCAGGCCGAGCAGGCTGAGCGGGCCGAGCACGACGCCGTCCGGCGCGAGGCCGGCTGA
- a CDS encoding ZIP family metal transporter, protein MPVLIATCAFVMTLVGGVVAQHIGDRRHLVLGLAAGLMLGVVGFDLLPEALENQPHHVFGVPAGLLMFVAGFLALHIVERSVAIHRAHEGEYASHTHGHGHAHDPVKGIGVAAAGALVGHSVMDGFAIGAAFQAGNTVGIVVAIAVVAHDFADGFNTYTITRLYGNGRRRAQTLLAADALAPVVGAAVTLAFTIPSGVLGLYLGFFAGFLLYLATSDILPEAHSPHPSTSTLVCTVGGAGIMWMVIGLAN, encoded by the coding sequence ATGCCGGTCCTGATAGCCACGTGCGCCTTCGTGATGACCCTGGTCGGCGGCGTCGTCGCACAGCACATCGGGGACCGCCGCCACCTCGTCCTCGGCCTCGCCGCGGGGCTGATGCTCGGCGTCGTCGGGTTCGACCTGCTGCCCGAGGCGCTGGAGAACCAGCCGCACCACGTCTTCGGGGTACCCGCCGGGCTGCTGATGTTCGTGGCCGGGTTCCTGGCCCTGCACATCGTGGAGCGCTCGGTCGCCATCCACCGCGCCCACGAAGGCGAGTACGCCTCGCACACCCACGGCCACGGCCACGCGCACGACCCGGTCAAGGGCATCGGCGTCGCCGCGGCGGGCGCGCTGGTCGGGCACAGCGTGATGGACGGCTTCGCGATCGGCGCGGCCTTCCAGGCCGGCAACACCGTCGGCATCGTGGTGGCCATCGCGGTCGTCGCGCACGACTTCGCCGACGGCTTCAACACGTACACGATCACCCGGCTGTACGGGAACGGCCGGCGCCGGGCCCAGACGCTGCTGGCCGCCGACGCGCTCGCCCCGGTGGTGGGCGCCGCGGTCACCCTCGCGTTCACCATCCCGTCCGGGGTGCTCGGCCTCTACCTCGGCTTCTTCGCCGGGTTCCTGCTCTACCTGGCCACCTCCGACATCCTGCCGGAGGCGCACAGCCCGCACCCGTCCACCTCCACGCTGGTCTGCACGGTGGGCGGCGCCGGGATCATGTGGATGGTCATCGGCCTCGCCAACTAG
- a CDS encoding isochorismatase family protein — MTATTLDARTALVVIDLQQGITGLPTVHPSAEVIERAARLATAFRERELPVVLVNVTGVAPGRNDGGPGGSVTFPDGWADLVKELDQQPSDITVSKQQWGAFYGTGLDMELRRRGVTQIVLVGISTSIGVESTARDAYEAGYHVTVATDAVTDTDADAHANSVQRIFPRLGETGSTDEILALLPAAGN; from the coding sequence ATGACCGCCACCACCCTCGACGCCCGCACCGCGCTCGTCGTCATCGACCTCCAGCAGGGCATCACCGGCCTGCCGACCGTCCACCCGTCCGCCGAGGTGATCGAGCGGGCCGCCCGCCTGGCCACCGCCTTCCGGGAGCGCGAGCTGCCCGTGGTCCTGGTGAACGTGACCGGCGTGGCGCCCGGCCGCAACGACGGCGGCCCCGGCGGCTCCGTCACCTTCCCCGACGGCTGGGCCGACCTGGTCAAGGAGCTGGACCAGCAGCCGAGCGACATCACCGTCAGCAAGCAGCAGTGGGGCGCCTTCTACGGCACCGGCCTCGACATGGAGCTGCGCCGGCGCGGGGTGACCCAGATCGTGCTGGTGGGCATCTCCACCAGCATCGGTGTGGAGTCCACCGCCCGGGACGCGTACGAGGCCGGCTACCACGTCACCGTCGCCACCGACGCGGTGACCGACACCGACGCGGACGCGCACGCCAACTCCGTGCAGCGGATCTTCCCGCGGCTCGGCGAGACCGGCAGCACCGACGAGATCCTGGCGCTGCTGCCCGCCGCCGGGAACTGA
- a CDS encoding MFS transporter: MSRSLDEPVGEPVDEPSDAPHGRTSPAADHRPTDGAADNSVGATAGFGPRLIVPLMLGAVLNPINSTMIATTLVAIGGSFHVGAADTAWLVSSLYLASAVAQPTMGRLADRLGPRRVFLTGLLMVAAAGLVGTAAPSLAWLIVSRVMLGVGTSAAYPAAMALLRAHSQRIGVPTPRPVLGLLSLAGLSSAAVGPVLGGVLAATLGWRAVFAVNLPLALLGFVLAALWLPRTPPAKPATAAGSAAGNARPSSLDPVGIALFAALLTSLMLFLMRLAAPPWPLLPVAAVLGGVLAWWELRRPAPFLDLRMLARNRPLSLTYLRHGMTYLVVYCVMYGYAQWLEDAHGYSSATAGLLMLPMSVAAMATSLLGARTKGIRAPLITAAVLLLGGSGLLLAAGHTTPAVALGAAGALFGLPQGLTSTANQAAVYAQAPSGETGSAAGLQRTSQYLGAITAASLIGLFYGRRATDAGLHEMALTSAGLGVAVLVLTVADRSLRRAGR; encoded by the coding sequence ATGAGCCGGTCTCTGGACGAACCCGTGGGCGAACCCGTGGACGAGCCGAGCGACGCGCCGCACGGGCGCACCTCCCCCGCCGCCGACCACCGCCCCACCGACGGCGCGGCCGACAACTCGGTCGGCGCCACCGCCGGGTTCGGCCCCCGCCTGATCGTGCCGCTGATGCTCGGCGCGGTGCTCAACCCGATCAACTCCACCATGATCGCGACCACGTTGGTCGCGATCGGCGGCAGCTTCCACGTCGGCGCCGCCGACACGGCCTGGCTCGTGTCGAGCCTGTACCTGGCCAGCGCGGTGGCGCAGCCGACGATGGGACGGCTCGCGGACCGGCTCGGGCCGCGCCGGGTGTTCCTGACCGGGCTGCTGATGGTCGCGGCGGCCGGGCTGGTGGGCACCGCGGCACCGTCGCTGGCGTGGCTGATCGTGTCCCGGGTGATGCTCGGCGTCGGCACCTCGGCGGCCTATCCGGCGGCGATGGCGCTGCTGCGCGCCCACTCGCAGCGGATCGGCGTCCCGACCCCGCGCCCGGTGCTGGGGCTGCTGTCGCTGGCGGGCCTGTCCAGCGCCGCGGTCGGCCCGGTGCTGGGCGGGGTCCTCGCCGCGACCCTCGGCTGGCGCGCCGTGTTCGCGGTGAACCTCCCGCTCGCCCTGCTCGGCTTCGTCCTCGCCGCGCTCTGGCTGCCGCGCACGCCCCCGGCGAAGCCCGCGACCGCGGCCGGGTCGGCTGCCGGGAACGCGCGGCCGAGCAGCCTCGACCCGGTCGGCATCGCCCTGTTCGCCGCGCTGCTCACCTCCCTGATGCTGTTCCTGATGCGGCTGGCCGCCCCGCCGTGGCCGCTGCTGCCGGTGGCCGCCGTGCTGGGCGGCGTGCTGGCGTGGTGGGAACTGCGCCGCCCCGCCCCGTTCCTCGACCTGCGCATGCTGGCGCGCAACCGTCCGCTGTCCCTGACGTATCTGCGGCACGGCATGACGTACCTGGTCGTGTACTGCGTGATGTACGGCTACGCGCAGTGGCTGGAGGACGCGCACGGCTACTCCTCCGCCACGGCCGGGCTGCTGATGCTGCCGATGTCGGTCGCCGCGATGGCCACGTCGCTGCTGGGCGCGCGGACGAAGGGGATCAGGGCACCGCTGATCACGGCCGCTGTGCTGCTGCTCGGCGGCAGCGGGCTGCTGCTGGCGGCCGGCCACACCACCCCGGCGGTCGCGCTGGGCGCGGCGGGCGCGCTGTTCGGCCTGCCGCAGGGCCTGACCTCCACCGCCAACCAGGCCGCGGTGTACGCGCAGGCGCCGTCCGGCGAGACCGGCAGCGCGGCCGGGCTGCAGCGCACCTCGCAGTACCTGGGCGCGATCACGGCCGCGAGCCTGATCGGCCTGTTCTACGGCCGGCGGGCGACCGACGCGGGGCTGCACGAGATGGCGCTGACCTCGGCCGGGCTCGGGGTCGCGGTCCTCGTGCTCACCGTGGCCGACCGTTCGCTGCGCAGGGCCGGCCGGTGA
- a CDS encoding MarR family winged helix-turn-helix transcriptional regulator, with the protein MSQAERLRTADELTTLVAQLSRRMRTASAGAEITPSQQSVISRLHREGPATTAALARGELVRPQSMRATLTALEERDLVVRAPHPTDGRQVVFSLTDEGSHLLHTGRQARRGWLAEAMETHLSPAEERAMAAAIPLLRRLVES; encoded by the coding sequence ATGTCACAGGCCGAACGTCTCCGCACCGCGGACGAGCTGACCACGCTCGTCGCGCAGCTCTCGCGGCGCATGCGGACCGCCTCGGCCGGGGCGGAGATCACCCCGTCCCAGCAGTCGGTCATCAGCCGGCTCCACCGGGAGGGCCCGGCCACCACCGCCGCGCTGGCCCGCGGCGAACTCGTCCGGCCGCAATCGATGCGGGCGACGCTCACCGCGCTGGAGGAACGCGACCTCGTGGTGCGCGCCCCGCACCCGACCGACGGCCGCCAGGTCGTCTTCTCCCTCACCGACGAGGGCTCCCACCTGCTGCACACCGGCCGCCAGGCCCGCCGTGGCTGGCTCGCCGAAGCGATGGAGACGCACCTCAGCCCGGCCGAGGAGCGCGCGATGGCGGCGGCGATCCCGCTGCTTCGGCGCCTGGTGGAGTCGTGA
- a CDS encoding RBBP9/YdeN family alpha/beta hydrolase gives MTEDGPPRAFLLLHGWQNRRPAGHWQHWLAAELGTLGHTVDYPQLPDPDRPDLGRWLTELRMRLAGPRTAPLTVICHSLACALWLHAAVAPEHPEARPELTPAATPTPAPAPVDRALLVAPPSPGFLRQHPEVAAFAPPPVTRAQLSAAAGHTRIVASDNDPCCPEGAVPAYGRPLGLPTTTLPSTAHLNPAAGYGPWPSLLNWCLAPTADTPIGPAPA, from the coding sequence ATGACCGAGGACGGGCCGCCGCGGGCGTTCCTGCTGCTGCACGGGTGGCAGAACCGCCGCCCCGCCGGGCACTGGCAGCACTGGCTCGCCGCCGAGTTGGGCACGCTCGGGCACACCGTGGACTATCCGCAGCTGCCCGACCCGGACCGGCCGGACCTGGGACGGTGGCTCACCGAACTGCGGATGCGGCTCGCCGGGCCCCGCACGGCGCCGCTCACCGTGATCTGCCACAGCCTGGCCTGCGCGCTGTGGCTGCACGCAGCGGTGGCACCCGAGCATCCGGAAGCCCGACCGGAATTGACCCCGGCCGCCACACCCACGCCCGCACCCGCACCCGTCGACCGTGCCCTGCTGGTCGCGCCGCCCTCGCCGGGCTTCCTGCGGCAGCACCCCGAGGTCGCCGCTTTCGCACCGCCGCCCGTGACCCGGGCCCAGCTGTCCGCCGCGGCCGGCCACACCCGCATCGTCGCCTCCGACAACGACCCCTGCTGCCCCGAAGGCGCCGTCCCTGCCTACGGCCGCCCGCTGGGCCTGCCGACCACCACGCTCCCCTCCACCGCCCACCTCAACCCGGCTGCGGGCTACGGCCCTTGGCCGTCCCTCCTGAACTGGTGCCTCGCCCCGACCGCGGACACCCCGATCGGACCGGCCCCGGCGTGA
- a CDS encoding nitrilase-related carbon-nitrogen hydrolase codes for MSNVVRAALVQATWTGDTESMIAKHEEHARAAAAQGAKVIGFQEVFNAPYFCQVQEAEHYRWAEPVPDGSTVRRMQALAKETGMVMVVPVFEVEQSGFYYNTAAVIDADGSYLGKYRKHHIPQVKGFWEKYYFKPGNLGWPVFDTAVGRIGVYICYDRHFPEGWRALGLAGAQLVYNPSATSRGLSAYLWQLEQPAAAVANEYFIAAINRVGTEPYGDNDFYGTSYFVDPRGQLVDGAASDSKEELLVRDLDFDLIDEVRQTWAFYRDRRPDAYGDLTEA; via the coding sequence ATGAGCAACGTCGTCAGGGCCGCCTTGGTGCAGGCCACCTGGACCGGTGACACCGAGTCGATGATCGCCAAGCACGAGGAGCACGCGCGGGCCGCGGCCGCGCAGGGCGCGAAGGTGATCGGGTTCCAGGAGGTGTTCAACGCCCCCTACTTCTGCCAGGTCCAGGAGGCCGAGCACTACCGGTGGGCCGAACCGGTGCCGGACGGCTCGACGGTGCGCCGGATGCAGGCGCTCGCCAAGGAGACCGGGATGGTCATGGTGGTGCCGGTCTTCGAGGTCGAGCAGTCCGGCTTCTACTACAACACCGCCGCCGTGATCGACGCCGACGGCAGCTACCTCGGCAAGTACCGCAAGCACCACATCCCGCAGGTCAAGGGCTTCTGGGAGAAGTACTACTTCAAGCCCGGCAACCTCGGCTGGCCGGTCTTCGACACCGCCGTCGGCCGGATCGGCGTGTACATCTGCTACGACCGGCACTTCCCCGAGGGCTGGCGCGCCCTGGGCCTGGCCGGCGCCCAGCTCGTCTACAACCCCTCGGCCACCAGCCGCGGCCTGTCGGCGTACCTGTGGCAGCTGGAGCAGCCCGCCGCTGCGGTCGCGAACGAGTACTTCATCGCGGCGATCAACCGGGTCGGCACCGAGCCGTACGGGGACAACGACTTCTACGGCACCAGCTACTTCGTGGACCCCCGCGGTCAGCTCGTGGACGGCGCCGCCTCCGACAGCAAGGAGGAACTGCTCGTCCGCGACCTCGACTTCGACCTGATCGACGAGGTCCGCCAGACCTGGGCGTTCTACCGAGACCGCAGGCCGGACGCCTACGGCGACCTGACGGAGGCGTGA
- a CDS encoding aspartate aminotransferase family protein, with amino-acid sequence MATATQSAHAALHARHQAVLPDWLATYYARPIELTHGEGRHVWDAEGRRYLDFFGGILTTMTAHALPEVTAAVTEQAGKILHTSTLYLSRQAVELAERIAHLSGIPDARVFFTTSGTEANDTALLLATTYRRSNQVLALRNSYHGRSFTSIGITGNSAWSPTSLSPLQTLYVHGGVRTRGPYAHLTDAEFTAACVEDLEDLLGQANGTIAALIAEPVQGVGGFTSGPDGLLAAFKRVLDRHGILWITDEVQTGWGRTGDHFWGWQAHDQTGPPDILTFAKGIGNGLSMGGVVARAEVMNCLDANSISTFGGSPITTAGALANLAYLLDHDLQGNARRVGGLLKSRLDAVAARSTIVREVRGRGLMLGVELVEPGTDIPSPAAASLVLEAAREHGLLIGKGGRAGNALRIAPPLTLTVAEAEQGADALSAALSAAQAELEQQSAQQPSAGREPSAPAKSAPPVQEGAAQ; translated from the coding sequence ATGGCCACCGCGACCCAGAGCGCGCACGCCGCGCTGCACGCCCGCCACCAAGCGGTGCTCCCCGACTGGCTGGCCACCTACTACGCCCGGCCGATCGAGCTGACGCACGGCGAGGGCCGCCACGTCTGGGACGCCGAGGGACGCCGCTACCTGGACTTCTTCGGCGGCATCCTCACCACCATGACCGCGCACGCGCTGCCGGAGGTGACCGCCGCCGTCACCGAGCAGGCCGGGAAGATCCTGCACACCTCGACGCTCTACCTCAGCCGCCAGGCCGTCGAACTGGCCGAGCGGATCGCCCACCTGTCCGGCATCCCGGACGCCCGGGTGTTCTTCACCACCTCCGGCACCGAGGCCAACGACACCGCGCTGCTGCTGGCCACCACCTACCGCCGCTCCAACCAGGTGCTGGCGCTGCGCAACAGCTACCACGGCCGGTCCTTCACCTCGATCGGCATCACCGGCAACTCCGCCTGGTCCCCGACCAGCCTCTCCCCGCTCCAGACGCTCTACGTGCACGGCGGGGTCCGCACCCGCGGCCCGTACGCGCACCTGACCGACGCGGAGTTCACCGCCGCGTGCGTGGAGGACCTGGAGGACCTGCTCGGGCAGGCGAACGGCACGATCGCGGCGCTCATCGCCGAACCGGTGCAGGGCGTCGGCGGGTTCACCTCCGGCCCTGACGGTCTGCTGGCCGCGTTCAAGCGGGTGCTGGACCGGCACGGCATCCTGTGGATCACCGACGAGGTGCAGACCGGCTGGGGCCGTACCGGTGACCACTTCTGGGGCTGGCAGGCGCACGACCAGACCGGCCCGCCGGACATCCTCACCTTCGCCAAGGGCATCGGCAACGGCCTGTCCATGGGCGGTGTGGTGGCCCGCGCCGAGGTGATGAACTGCCTGGACGCCAACTCCATCTCCACCTTCGGCGGCAGCCCGATCACCACCGCGGGAGCGCTCGCCAACCTCGCCTACCTGCTCGACCACGACCTCCAGGGCAACGCCCGCAGGGTCGGCGGCCTGCTGAAGTCCCGGCTGGACGCGGTCGCCGCGCGCAGCACCATCGTCCGCGAGGTGCGCGGCCGCGGCCTGATGCTCGGGGTGGAACTGGTCGAACCCGGCACCGACATCCCGTCGCCGGCCGCCGCCTCGCTGGTCCTCGAAGCGGCCCGCGAGCACGGCCTGCTGATCGGCAAGGGCGGCCGGGCGGGCAACGCGCTGCGGATCGCCCCGCCGCTGACGCTCACCGTGGCCGAGGCGGAGCAGGGCGCCGACGCCCTGAGCGCGGCCCTGAGCGCCGCGCAGGCCGAACTGGAGCAGCAGTCCGCGCAGCAGCCGTCCGCAGGGCGGGAGCCGTCCGCACCCGCGAAGTCCGCACCGCCGGTGCAGGAAGGAGCCGCGCAGTGA
- the hydA gene encoding dihydropyrimidinase translates to MTRTLIRGGLVITAADEVHADVLIEGGRIAALAAHDSDTAAGWTADTVIDATDRYVIPGGVDAHTHMEMPFGGTVASDTFETGTRAAAWGGTTTIVDFAIQQVGGSLRAGLDAWHAKADARCAIDYGFHMIVADVNEPVLKEMDLLVEEGVTSFKLFMAYPGVFYSDDGRILRAMQRAAANGGLIMTHAENGIAIDVLVQQALAAGKTDPRYHGEVRHALLEAEATHRAIQLARVAGAPLYVVHVSAQQAVAELITARDQGLPVFGETCPQYLFLSTDNLAEPGFEGSKYVCSTPLRPREHQAALWQGLRTDDLQVVSTDHCPFCFTGQKDIGVGDFSKIPNGLPGVENRMDLLHQAVLDGHLTRRRWIEIACATPARMFGLYPRKGTLAPGADADVVVYDPHAGQVLSAQTHHMNVDYSAYEGRRITGRAQTVLSRGVPVIQDGAYVGRAGHGQYVPRGTCQFLG, encoded by the coding sequence GTGACCCGCACCCTCATCCGCGGCGGCCTGGTGATCACCGCCGCCGACGAGGTCCACGCCGACGTGCTGATCGAGGGCGGGCGGATCGCCGCGCTCGCCGCCCACGACAGCGACACCGCGGCCGGCTGGACCGCCGACACCGTCATCGACGCCACCGACCGGTACGTCATCCCCGGCGGCGTGGACGCGCACACCCACATGGAGATGCCGTTCGGCGGCACCGTCGCCTCGGACACCTTCGAGACCGGCACCCGCGCCGCCGCTTGGGGCGGCACCACCACCATCGTGGACTTCGCCATCCAGCAGGTCGGCGGCAGCCTGCGGGCCGGCCTCGACGCCTGGCACGCGAAGGCCGACGCGCGGTGCGCGATCGACTACGGCTTCCACATGATCGTCGCCGACGTCAACGAGCCGGTGCTCAAGGAGATGGACCTCCTCGTCGAGGAGGGCGTCACCAGCTTCAAGCTCTTCATGGCGTACCCGGGCGTGTTCTACAGCGACGACGGCCGGATTCTGCGGGCGATGCAGCGCGCGGCGGCCAACGGCGGCCTGATCATGACGCACGCCGAGAACGGCATCGCCATCGACGTCCTGGTCCAGCAGGCGCTCGCCGCGGGGAAGACCGACCCGCGCTACCACGGCGAGGTCCGGCACGCGCTGCTGGAGGCCGAGGCCACCCACCGCGCCATCCAGCTCGCCCGGGTCGCCGGCGCGCCGCTGTACGTGGTGCACGTCTCCGCCCAGCAGGCGGTGGCCGAGCTGATCACGGCCCGCGACCAGGGCCTGCCGGTCTTCGGTGAGACCTGCCCGCAGTACCTGTTCCTGTCCACCGACAACCTCGCCGAACCCGGCTTCGAGGGCAGCAAGTACGTGTGCAGCACCCCGCTGCGGCCGCGCGAGCACCAGGCCGCGCTGTGGCAGGGCCTGCGCACCGACGACCTCCAGGTGGTCTCCACCGACCACTGCCCGTTCTGCTTCACCGGGCAGAAGGACATCGGCGTCGGCGACTTCTCCAAGATCCCCAACGGCCTGCCCGGGGTGGAGAACCGGATGGACCTGCTGCACCAGGCCGTCCTCGACGGCCACCTCACCCGGCGCCGCTGGATCGAGATCGCCTGCGCCACCCCGGCCCGGATGTTCGGGCTCTACCCCCGCAAGGGCACCCTCGCGCCCGGCGCCGACGCCGACGTGGTGGTCTACGACCCGCACGCCGGCCAGGTGCTCTCCGCGCAGACCCACCACATGAACGTCGACTACAGCGCGTACGAGGGCCGCCGGATCACCGGGCGGGCGCAGACCGTCCTGTCCCGGGGGGTGCCGGTGATCCAGGACGGCGCGTACGTCGGCCGGGCCGGGCACGGGCAGTACGTGCCGCGCGGCACCTGCCAGTTCCTCGGCTGA
- a CDS encoding TIGR03842 family LLM class F420-dependent oxidoreductase: MDFGLVLQTDPPASNVVGLMRRAERNGFSHGWTFDSAVLWQEPFVIHSRILDHTDRLTVGTMVTNPGTRTWEVTASTFATLNSMYGNRTVCGIGRGDSAMRVAGRPPNTLARLGEAITVIRDLAEGREATVDGTALRLPWVEGGELPVWMAAYGPKALAMAGEKADGFILQLADVYLAEQMVKAVRAAAERAGRDPAAITICVAAPAYVTDGSAEGLAHAREQCRWFGGMVGNHVADLVARYGEHSALVPDELTAYVKQRQGYDYAHHGRTGNPDTAFVPDDIVDRFCVLGPPEAHLDKLAALRDLGVDQFALYAMHDAKEPVIDAYGAHVVPALR; this comes from the coding sequence ATGGACTTCGGACTCGTCCTGCAGACCGACCCGCCCGCGTCGAACGTCGTCGGCCTGATGCGCCGCGCCGAGCGCAACGGCTTCAGCCACGGCTGGACCTTCGACTCCGCCGTGCTGTGGCAGGAGCCGTTCGTCATCCACAGCCGCATCCTCGACCACACCGACCGGCTCACCGTCGGCACCATGGTCACCAACCCCGGCACCCGCACCTGGGAGGTGACCGCGTCCACGTTCGCCACCCTCAACTCGATGTACGGCAACCGCACGGTGTGCGGCATCGGGCGCGGCGACTCCGCGATGCGGGTGGCGGGCCGCCCGCCCAACACGCTCGCCCGGCTCGGCGAGGCGATCACCGTGATCCGCGACCTCGCCGAGGGCCGCGAGGCCACCGTCGACGGCACCGCGCTGCGGCTGCCGTGGGTGGAGGGCGGCGAACTGCCGGTGTGGATGGCCGCCTACGGGCCGAAGGCGCTGGCCATGGCGGGGGAGAAGGCCGACGGGTTCATCCTCCAGCTCGCCGACGTCTACCTCGCCGAGCAGATGGTCAAGGCGGTGCGCGCCGCCGCGGAGCGGGCCGGCCGCGATCCGGCCGCGATCACCATCTGCGTGGCCGCCCCGGCGTATGTCACCGACGGTTCGGCGGAGGGCCTGGCGCACGCCCGCGAGCAGTGCCGGTGGTTCGGGGGGATGGTCGGCAACCACGTCGCCGATCTCGTCGCCCGCTACGGCGAGCACTCCGCGCTCGTGCCCGACGAGTTGACCGCCTACGTCAAGCAGCGCCAGGGCTACGACTACGCGCACCACGGGCGGACCGGCAACCCCGACACCGCGTTCGTGCCCGACGACATCGTGGACCGCTTCTGCGTGCTCGGCCCCCCCGAGGCCCACCTCGACAAGCTCGCCGCACTCCGTGACCTCGGCGTCGACCAGTTCGCGCTCTACGCCATGCACGACGCGAAGGAGCCCGTCATCGACGCTTACGGTGCCCACGTCGTTCCGGCGCTGCGGTAA
- a CDS encoding inositol monophosphatase family protein, with protein sequence MANDADAVDDALLAAVEETVRDVVAAEVVPRWRQLTAADVVEKHGPHDLVTTADRRAEEALTERLPALLPGSVVVGEEAVAADPSRLELLRGDAPVWVVDPVDGTSAFVRGDKGFSTLVSLVRGGLPVASWTYAPLLGLFATAGRGRGAYLDGERLRTAGAREPLRIWISNPVFRDEEERAALERLEAAGVETVPCTTSAGLGYLEVARGIADGVAFFWEAPWDHSAGLLLVSEAGGASLTPTGEPFRVAGGNRLPFTVARDEATARRVVRTLGIGFTEDSADAGHTGNSNSADAGREGGAR encoded by the coding sequence ATGGCCAACGATGCTGATGCGGTCGATGACGCGCTCCTCGCCGCTGTCGAGGAGACGGTCAGGGACGTGGTGGCGGCGGAAGTCGTTCCCCGTTGGCGGCAACTGACGGCCGCGGACGTGGTGGAGAAGCACGGCCCGCACGATCTGGTCACCACGGCCGACCGGCGCGCCGAGGAAGCCCTCACCGAGCGGCTCCCCGCGCTGCTGCCCGGGTCCGTCGTGGTCGGCGAGGAAGCGGTCGCCGCGGACCCGTCCCGGCTGGAACTGCTGCGCGGCGACGCCCCGGTGTGGGTGGTCGACCCGGTCGACGGCACCTCGGCGTTCGTCCGCGGCGACAAGGGGTTCTCCACGCTGGTGAGCCTGGTGCGCGGCGGCCTGCCGGTGGCCTCCTGGACGTACGCCCCGCTGCTCGGCCTGTTCGCCACCGCCGGACGCGGCCGGGGCGCGTACCTCGACGGCGAGCGGCTTCGTACTGCCGGTGCCCGCGAGCCGCTGCGGATATGGATCTCCAACCCGGTCTTCCGCGACGAGGAGGAGCGCGCCGCGCTGGAGCGGCTGGAGGCCGCGGGCGTCGAGACGGTGCCGTGCACCACGAGCGCGGGGCTGGGCTACCTGGAGGTCGCCCGGGGGATCGCGGACGGGGTGGCGTTCTTCTGGGAGGCGCCCTGGGACCACTCGGCGGGGCTGCTGCTGGTCTCGGAGGCGGGCGGCGCGAGCCTGACGCCGACCGGGGAGCCGTTCCGCGTGGCCGGGGGCAACCGGCTGCCGTTCACGGTGGCCCGGGACGAGGCGACGGCGCGGCGGGTGGTGCGCACCCTGGGGATCGGCTTCACCGAGGACTCCGCGGACGCCGGGCACACGGGGAACTCCAACTCCGCGGACGCCGGCCGGGAAGGCGGCGCGCGGTGA